One window of Chamaesiphon minutus PCC 6605 genomic DNA carries:
- a CDS encoding phosphopantetheine-binding protein produces the protein MTGTNDLTVMDTLKAILVGLGIPENTIAQDTLIHAHLGLDSVETVKLSLELKRQLDLDLKLGTRQDLTLAEICQMVVAPSPARSS, from the coding sequence ATGACAGGAACGAACGACTTAACGGTAATGGATACGCTCAAAGCGATTTTGGTCGGTTTGGGCATTCCTGAAAACACGATCGCCCAAGACACTCTCATCCACGCACATCTGGGGCTAGATTCGGTCGAGACAGTCAAACTATCTCTCGAATTGAAACGCCAATTAGATCTCGATCTCAAGCTAGGAACGCGTCAAGATCTCACATTGGCGGAAATTTGTCAGATGGTAGTCGCACCTTCGCCAGCTCGATCTTCATAA